A stretch of DNA from Armatimonadota bacterium:
GATTTCGTCCACCAGCTCCAGCTCCAGCACGTCGGGAATGAAACCCGCGCCGATACCCTGGATGGGATGTGGTCCGCGCGGCTTGCCCGACAGCACCGCCGACGCCGCAGGCTCTACCGCAATCGCCTTGAACGAAGGCTTGCGCGGCTTGATAACCTGAGCCACCCCGGTGATGGTTCCGCCCGTGCCTACGCCTGCCACCAGAATGTCCACCTGTCCGTCTGTGTCGCGCCAGATTTCCTCGGCGGTGGTGCGACGGTGAATCTCGGGGTTAGCAGGGTTTTTGAACTGCTGTGGCATGAAGTAGCGGTCGGGGGCGGTGGCGATAATCTCCTCCGCCTTGCGAATAGCACCGGGCATTCCTTCAGGTCCGGGAGTTAGCACCAGTTTCGCGCCCAGTGCACGCAACAGGCTTCGCCGTTCCACCGACATCGTTTCGGGCATCACCAACACGCATTTGTATCCCTTCGCAGCACACACGAACGCCAGCGCGATGCCCGTGTTGCCCGATGTGGGCTCGATGATGATGGTGTCAGGCTTGATCCGCCCTTCCCGTTCGGCGGCTTCAATCATCGCTACGCCGATACGGTCCTTCACGCTGGAAAGCGGGTTGAAGTACTCCAGCTTGGCAGCAACCACCGCTTTCGCCCCATCGGTAACGCGGTTGAGGCGTACCAGAGGGGTGTTACCGATTAACTTCGTGACATCTTCCGCAATGCGCATGAGAGTAGCTCCCTTCTAAAGGTATGGTGCAATACTTTGTGCCTGATCCAGCAGATATTTCTGCTCGAGCAGATCCTGGATAGTGGTAGAATCCA
This window harbors:
- the cysK1 gene encoding O-acetylserine sulfhydrylase, giving the protein MRIAEDVTKLIGNTPLVRLNRVTDGAKAVVAAKLEYFNPLSSVKDRIGVAMIEAAEREGRIKPDTIIIEPTSGNTGIALAFVCAAKGYKCVLVMPETMSVERRSLLRALGAKLVLTPGPEGMPGAIRKAEEIIATAPDRYFMPQQFKNPANPEIHRRTTAEEIWRDTDGQVDILVAGVGTGGTITGVAQVIKPRKPSFKAIAVEPAASAVLSGKPRGPHPIQGIGAGFIPDVLELELVDEIVTVENDEAICMARRLAREEGIFAGISAGAAVHAAVKVAKRPENEGKLIVVVVPDTGERYLSTPVYADLPERDDW